From Acidobacteriota bacterium, a single genomic window includes:
- the thpR gene encoding RNA 2',3'-cyclic phosphodiesterase encodes MRLFVAVDLDEHARRGVAVAIGRLRQQCKQASRDLAYALRWKSPDTLHLTVHFLGEVKLGRLPTLRAVMAQPVRLAPFDIEFGDLGVFPTRGESRVIRLDVASGAGGLGAMYVELWNRLTRLGLELESRRYIPHLTLARLKSPVSVDLGALLATMSIEPVGSCRVDHATLYRSKLSPLGSTYAAVLRIPLEP; translated from the coding sequence ATGAGACTTTTCGTGGCCGTCGATCTGGACGAGCACGCCCGGCGTGGCGTGGCGGTGGCCATCGGCCGGCTTCGGCAGCAGTGCAAGCAGGCCAGCCGGGATCTGGCGTACGCCCTTCGATGGAAATCCCCAGACACCTTGCATCTCACGGTGCATTTTCTCGGCGAGGTGAAGCTCGGCCGCCTGCCGACGCTGAGGGCCGTGATGGCGCAGCCGGTTCGCCTCGCGCCGTTTGATATCGAGTTTGGTGACCTCGGCGTGTTTCCGACCAGGGGCGAGTCCCGCGTGATACGACTCGACGTGGCATCCGGGGCCGGTGGCCTTGGGGCGATGTATGTCGAACTATGGAACCGGCTGACCCGCCTTGGCCTCGAGCTGGAAAGCAGGCGATATATCCCCCACTTGACGTTGGCTCGGCTCAAGTCGCCCGTTTCGGTTGATCTCGGGGCCTTGCTCGCCACGATGTCGATCGAGCCGGTCGGATCCTGCCGTGTCGACCATGCGACCCTCTATCGCAGCAAGTTGTCTCCCCTCGGATCGACGTACGCCGCCGTCCTGAGAATCCCACTCGAGCCGTGA
- a CDS encoding bifunctional 3,4-dihydroxy-2-butanone-4-phosphate synthase/GTP cyclohydrolase II, protein MIIVIDDKDRENEGDLTIAASAVTPDVINFMATYGRGLICMPMTEQRLDELEVPLMVTQNTALFNTAFCVSIEARHRTSTGISAADRANTVLASIDPSTLPADLSRPGHMFPLRARDGGVLVRAGQTEAVVDLARIAGLYPAGVICEIMNADGSMSRVPQLTRFARRHGLLMITIADLINYRMRTERMVRKVADADLPTRYGQFRVFAYESVLDKETHVALVQGNLGDGRDVLVRVHSRCLTGDVFHSARCDCGEQLEKALRRISTEKRGVLLYLNQEGRGIGLANKIKAYALQDQGLDTVEANERLGFKPDQRDYGIGAQILRDLGVTSMRLLTNNPRKFVGLEGYGLSVSETVPLEIPASDSTRRYLKTKKEKLGHHLTSV, encoded by the coding sequence ATGATCATCGTCATCGACGACAAGGACCGCGAGAATGAAGGCGATCTGACGATCGCGGCGTCGGCGGTAACGCCGGACGTGATCAACTTCATGGCGACGTACGGCCGCGGCCTGATCTGCATGCCGATGACGGAGCAGCGGCTCGATGAGCTCGAGGTCCCGCTGATGGTCACCCAGAACACGGCGTTGTTCAATACGGCCTTCTGCGTCTCCATCGAGGCGCGTCACCGGACGAGCACGGGCATTTCCGCCGCTGACCGGGCGAACACCGTGCTGGCGTCGATCGATCCGTCGACTTTGCCTGCGGACCTGTCGCGGCCCGGTCACATGTTCCCGTTGCGGGCGCGGGACGGCGGCGTCCTGGTGCGCGCCGGGCAGACCGAGGCGGTGGTGGATCTGGCCCGCATCGCAGGGCTGTACCCGGCGGGTGTCATCTGCGAGATTATGAACGCCGACGGATCGATGTCGCGGGTGCCGCAGTTGACCAGGTTCGCGCGGCGGCATGGTCTGTTGATGATCACGATCGCCGATCTGATCAATTACCGCATGCGGACAGAGCGCATGGTCAGGAAGGTGGCCGATGCTGACCTGCCCACCCGGTACGGGCAGTTCCGCGTGTTTGCCTACGAGAGCGTGCTCGACAAGGAGACGCACGTCGCCTTGGTGCAGGGCAATCTGGGCGACGGCCGGGACGTGCTGGTGCGGGTGCATTCCCGCTGCCTCACCGGCGATGTCTTCCATTCCGCCCGCTGCGACTGCGGCGAGCAGCTCGAAAAGGCCCTGCGGCGCATCTCCACTGAGAAGCGCGGCGTGCTCCTGTATCTGAACCAGGAAGGGCGTGGGATCGGCTTGGCCAACAAGATCAAGGCGTACGCGCTGCAGGACCAGGGTCTCGATACCGTCGAGGCGAACGAACGGCTCGGGTTCAAGCCCGACCAGCGCGACTACGGCATTGGCGCGCAGATCCTGCGGGACCTCGGCGTCACGTCCATGCGCCTGCTGACCAACAATCCCCGGAAATTCGTCGGCCTTGAGGGGTACGGCCTCTCGGTGTCAGAGACGGTGCCGCTCGAGATTCCCGCCTCCGACTCAACCCGCCGCTATCTCAAGACGAAAAAAGAGAAACTCGGGCACCATCTGACGTCGGTCTGA
- the rpsP gene encoding 30S ribosomal protein S16 produces the protein MLAIRMTRIGSNKRPTFRMVVTEARSPRDGRVTETLGFYNPKTKPATLKVDRERLAHWLKVGAQPSSTVKSLMKKYQEPPAEAKATVAPTAQ, from the coding sequence ATGTTAGCGATTCGTATGACCCGGATTGGCTCGAATAAACGACCGACGTTCCGTATGGTCGTGACCGAGGCGCGCTCGCCCCGTGATGGCCGCGTCACGGAAACCCTGGGGTTCTACAACCCCAAGACCAAGCCCGCGACGCTCAAGGTGGATCGCGAGCGGCTCGCGCATTGGCTGAAAGTCGGCGCGCAGCCGAGCAGCACGGTGAAAAGCCTGATGAAGAAGTACCAGGAGCCGCCGGCCGAGGCAAAAGCAACGGTCGCGCCGACCGCGCAGTGA
- a CDS encoding competence/damage-inducible protein A: MTETAGTIGLRWAEIIAVGSELLVPPRVDTNSLFITGCLNELGIEVRAKTVVGDRRDDVAAVLRVALDRVELVVMCGGLGPTDDDLTRDAVAGLLAMRLVEDELVLDRIRQRFASRGMRMAETNRRQALVPVGAEVLPNQNGTAPGLWIERDGRILILLPGPPGELEPMFTRVAAERLAPRAGGRKLCRKVLRICGRTESEVEEMVFPTYSRWAREALPIATTVLTVSAQIELHLSVHADTEAIGMARLDDAARQVVAVVGADTFSIDGRALEQVVGDALRQRGWRIAVAESCTGGLISSRLTDVPGSSDYVFVNAVCYNNESKTTWLGVPTALIHVHGAVSEEVALAMADGVRERAGVEVSVGVTGIAGPTGGSERKPVGTVAIAAVTPTARIVRTFRFPGGRQRVKQFAAQMALDMVRRVLIGADIGGAFVVCGAPESFGS, encoded by the coding sequence ATGACGGAGACGGCCGGCACGATCGGTCTGCGCTGGGCGGAGATTATCGCCGTCGGGTCCGAGTTGCTCGTGCCGCCGCGCGTCGACACGAATTCCCTCTTCATCACCGGATGTCTCAACGAGCTGGGCATCGAGGTACGCGCCAAGACGGTGGTGGGCGACCGGCGGGACGATGTCGCGGCAGTGCTGCGCGTGGCGCTGGACCGGGTCGAACTGGTCGTGATGTGCGGAGGGCTCGGGCCCACCGACGACGATCTGACGCGCGATGCCGTCGCCGGGCTGCTGGCGATGAGGCTGGTTGAAGACGAACTGGTGCTCGATCGCATCCGCCAACGCTTCGCGTCGCGTGGCATGCGCATGGCCGAGACAAACAGGCGCCAGGCCCTGGTGCCAGTTGGGGCAGAGGTCCTGCCCAATCAGAACGGGACCGCACCAGGGTTGTGGATCGAACGCGATGGGCGAATCCTGATCCTGCTGCCGGGACCGCCCGGTGAACTCGAGCCGATGTTCACGCGGGTGGCCGCCGAGCGGCTCGCGCCGCGGGCCGGAGGCCGGAAACTCTGCCGGAAGGTGCTGAGAATCTGTGGCCGGACCGAGTCCGAGGTCGAGGAGATGGTCTTTCCGACCTACTCCCGCTGGGCGCGCGAGGCGCTGCCCATCGCGACCACGGTGCTAACGGTATCCGCGCAGATCGAGTTGCACCTCTCGGTGCACGCCGACACAGAAGCGATCGGCATGGCCAGGCTCGATGATGCCGCCAGGCAGGTGGTGGCGGTCGTTGGTGCCGATACCTTCAGCATCGACGGGCGGGCGCTCGAGCAGGTCGTGGGAGACGCGCTTCGCCAGCGGGGCTGGCGAATAGCCGTTGCCGAATCCTGCACGGGCGGATTGATCTCGTCGCGGCTGACCGACGTGCCCGGCAGTTCAGATTATGTGTTCGTGAATGCGGTGTGTTACAACAACGAATCGAAGACCACCTGGCTCGGGGTACCGACGGCACTTATCCACGTGCACGGCGCCGTGAGTGAGGAAGTGGCCCTGGCCATGGCGGATGGCGTCCGCGAGCGGGCCGGTGTGGAAGTGAGCGTCGGCGTGACCGGGATCGCCGGTCCGACCGGAGGCAGCGAGCGCAAGCCGGTGGGGACGGTGGCCATTGCGGCCGTCACCCCGACTGCCCGCATCGTGCGGACCTTCCGTTTTCCTGGAGGCCGGCAGCGCGTCAAGCAGTTTGCCGCCCAGATGGCCCTCGATATGGTCCGTCGCGTGCTGATCGGCGCGGACATCGGCGGGGCGTTTGTCGTGTGTGGGGCTCCTGAGTCCTTCGGGTCATAA
- the ftsY gene encoding signal recognition particle-docking protein FtsY: MGLLSRVREGLRRTAQQLLGRFDEIAKRADAPERRLAPVDAETAEALEEVLIGADVGVAAAERIVGAVTHRARQGESLRDLVKDELLAILSGADAAPPRSGTPTVILMVGVNGTGKTTTVAKLASLYKTQGADPLVCAADTFRAAAVEQLEIWAARAGVDVVRAREGADPASVVFDALAAGKARHRNPIIVDTAGRMHTRTNLMEELEKIRRIAAREVEGAPHEVLLVLDATVGQNGLVQAREFMAAAGVSGIVLAKLDGTARGGVAVGIAHDLKLPIRYIGVGEGISDLVPFSAREYVDALFSESW, encoded by the coding sequence ATGGGACTCCTCAGCCGCGTCCGTGAAGGTCTGCGTCGCACGGCGCAGCAACTGCTCGGACGCTTCGACGAGATCGCGAAACGCGCCGATGCTCCCGAGCGGCGCCTGGCGCCGGTTGATGCGGAGACGGCCGAGGCGCTCGAAGAAGTCCTGATTGGCGCCGATGTCGGTGTCGCCGCGGCCGAGCGGATCGTCGGCGCCGTCACTCATCGCGCGCGACAGGGTGAATCGCTCCGGGACCTGGTCAAAGACGAATTACTCGCGATTCTCTCTGGCGCGGATGCCGCTCCTCCCCGGTCTGGTACGCCGACCGTCATCCTGATGGTGGGCGTGAACGGCACGGGCAAGACGACCACAGTCGCCAAACTGGCCAGCCTCTACAAGACGCAAGGTGCCGATCCGCTGGTGTGCGCGGCCGATACGTTTCGCGCGGCGGCGGTCGAGCAATTGGAGATCTGGGCGGCGCGCGCCGGCGTCGATGTCGTGCGGGCGAGGGAGGGCGCCGACCCCGCCTCGGTCGTGTTCGACGCGCTGGCGGCTGGCAAGGCCCGGCACCGGAATCCGATCATTGTCGACACGGCCGGGCGGATGCACACGCGGACCAACCTGATGGAGGAACTGGAGAAGATCCGCCGCATCGCCGCTCGCGAGGTCGAGGGAGCCCCTCACGAAGTGCTGCTGGTGCTCGATGCCACGGTTGGCCAGAACGGCCTGGTACAGGCACGCGAGTTCATGGCCGCCGCCGGCGTCAGCGGCATCGTGCTGGCCAAACTGGACGGTACGGCTCGAGGCGGCGTGGCGGTCGGCATCGCGCACGACCTGAAGTTGCCCATCCGGTACATTGGCGTCGGCGAAGGCATCAGCGACCTCGTCCCGTTCTCGGCACGAGAGTACGTCGACGCGCTGTTCAGCGAGAGTTGGTAG
- the plsY gene encoding glycerol-3-phosphate 1-O-acyltransferase PlsY, whose product MNAVLLVAFAYLVGSVPFAFLFARRKGHLDIRLVGSGNVGATNVFRVAGSSAGLLTVLFDVAKGAAVVVAAQRLGAGQGVCASAGVAAVAGHIYPVWLGFRGGKGVATTCGAFAVLAPPATLLAAAVFAVVAGLSRTVSLGSMVAAVCLGPFAYAVGTPVSIVRAAFFAGCLVLFNHRSNLIRLAGGAERRSGSRAVPPGDQP is encoded by the coding sequence GTGAACGCCGTCCTGCTCGTCGCGTTCGCATACCTGGTTGGTTCGGTGCCGTTCGCGTTCCTGTTCGCGCGGCGCAAGGGCCACCTTGATATCCGGCTTGTGGGCAGCGGCAATGTCGGAGCGACCAATGTGTTCCGGGTCGCCGGGTCGAGCGCCGGACTGCTGACGGTGCTGTTCGACGTCGCGAAGGGTGCGGCCGTGGTGGTGGCCGCGCAGCGCCTCGGCGCAGGACAGGGTGTCTGCGCGTCGGCGGGTGTGGCGGCGGTTGCCGGGCACATCTATCCGGTGTGGCTGGGTTTTCGGGGTGGAAAGGGCGTCGCCACCACCTGCGGCGCGTTTGCCGTGCTCGCACCGCCGGCGACGTTGCTGGCGGCGGCCGTGTTTGCGGTGGTCGCGGGACTGAGCCGCACGGTCTCTCTGGGATCGATGGTCGCGGCGGTGTGTCTCGGGCCCTTCGCCTACGCCGTTGGCACGCCTGTCTCCATCGTGCGCGCCGCCTTCTTCGCCGGGTGCCTGGTGCTGTTCAACCACCGCAGCAATCTGATCAGGCTGGCCGGCGGAGCCGAGCGTCGTTCCGGCAGCCGGGCCGTTCCGCCAGGAGACCAACCGTGA
- a CDS encoding NAD(P)-dependent glycerol-3-phosphate dehydrogenase, whose amino-acid sequence MTDIAILGAGSWGTALAVHLARIGHPVRLWSIEPDVVEAVRERRSNAVYLPDIALPSGIDATLSLAEAVGGAGIVVAAVPSHALRAVLVDAKRLLQPGAVLVSVVKGLETGTLLRMSQVVEQECPTGHPVVVLSGPSFAIEVARELPTAVSVASGDVQAAERVQEEFRGKFFRIYTTPDVAGVEIGGALKNVIAIAAGVVDGLGLGHNANAALITRGLAEISRLAIAEGGRRETLAGLSGLGDLVLTCMGSYSRNRYVGMELAKGRPLAEILAGMKMVAEGVKTTEAALALGARRDVELPITAQMAELLAGRTTPAHAVAELMLRPQRIEVETG is encoded by the coding sequence GTGACCGACATCGCGATTCTCGGAGCGGGGAGTTGGGGGACCGCCCTGGCTGTCCACCTCGCACGGATCGGCCATCCCGTTCGCCTGTGGTCGATCGAGCCCGATGTGGTCGAGGCCGTAAGAGAACGACGCTCGAACGCGGTGTACTTGCCCGACATCGCATTACCCTCTGGCATCGACGCGACACTGTCGCTGGCGGAGGCCGTTGGCGGGGCTGGTATCGTGGTGGCCGCCGTGCCGTCGCATGCGCTGCGCGCCGTCCTGGTCGACGCGAAGAGGCTGCTCCAGCCGGGAGCCGTGCTCGTCAGCGTCGTGAAGGGCCTCGAGACCGGCACGCTGCTCCGCATGTCGCAGGTGGTCGAGCAGGAATGTCCAACCGGCCATCCGGTCGTCGTGCTCTCAGGGCCCAGCTTCGCGATTGAGGTCGCGCGAGAATTGCCAACCGCCGTGTCGGTGGCGAGCGGGGACGTGCAGGCGGCCGAGCGCGTGCAGGAGGAGTTCCGCGGAAAGTTTTTCCGGATCTACACGACGCCGGATGTCGCCGGGGTCGAGATCGGCGGAGCCCTCAAGAACGTGATTGCGATCGCCGCAGGCGTGGTCGACGGTCTGGGCCTGGGTCATAACGCCAACGCCGCGCTGATCACGCGGGGCCTCGCGGAGATCTCGCGCCTGGCGATTGCCGAGGGCGGACGGCGCGAGACGCTGGCCGGACTGTCCGGGCTTGGCGATCTGGTCTTGACGTGCATGGGCTCCTACAGCCGCAATCGGTACGTCGGGATGGAATTGGCGAAGGGCCGTCCGCTTGCCGAGATTCTGGCGGGCATGAAGATGGTCGCCGAGGGCGTGAAGACGACCGAGGCGGCGCTCGCGCTCGGCGCCCGCCGCGACGTCGAGTTGCCCATCACCGCGCAGATGGCCGAGTTGCTCGCGGGACGCACGACGCCGGCCCACGCGGTCGCCGAGTTGATGCTCCGTCCGCAGCGAATCGAGGTCGAGACCGGATGA
- the ribD gene encoding bifunctional diaminohydroxyphosphoribosylaminopyrimidine deaminase/5-amino-6-(5-phosphoribosylamino)uracil reductase RibD, whose protein sequence is MLSDAEYMNRALALAARARGCTTPNPLVGAIVVTGEGVVVGAGYHTQAGEPHAEVHALRAAGPSARGATLYCTLEPCCHTGQTPPCVDAIIKAGIARVVMAVEDPNPRVAGGGARRLREQGVQVHAGVGRVEAVRLNQAFFSAMRRQRPFVIAKVATSLDGRVASGPGVRTHMTGAAADRRSQLLRAEVDAVGVGSGTVLIDDPLLTVRDVYRRRPLARVVFDRRLRTPTSARLFRTLSSGPVLIVTTAVVADAHASRARDLECAGATLVRLQTGGIEAAVAALLPFSIQSLLIEGGPALHESAFAAGLVDAVRVLVTPRVLGPSGLPWVASSRLSLPSLFNLRVEPCGPDVMIEGDVHRLD, encoded by the coding sequence ATGCTGAGCGACGCGGAGTACATGAACCGCGCGCTCGCGCTGGCCGCACGTGCGCGCGGCTGTACAACGCCGAATCCTCTGGTCGGCGCCATCGTCGTCACCGGCGAGGGGGTCGTGGTCGGGGCTGGATACCACACCCAGGCGGGCGAGCCGCATGCCGAAGTACACGCGCTTCGCGCGGCGGGGCCATCCGCACGAGGAGCGACGCTCTACTGCACGCTGGAGCCGTGCTGCCACACAGGCCAGACGCCGCCGTGTGTCGACGCGATTATCAAGGCGGGGATCGCGCGCGTCGTGATGGCGGTTGAAGATCCCAATCCGCGGGTGGCTGGCGGCGGCGCGCGTAGACTGCGAGAGCAGGGCGTGCAGGTGCACGCCGGTGTCGGCCGCGTTGAGGCTGTGCGGTTGAACCAGGCGTTTTTCAGCGCCATGCGGCGACAACGCCCCTTTGTGATCGCGAAGGTCGCCACGAGCCTGGATGGCCGCGTTGCCTCTGGCCCGGGCGTGCGTACGCACATGACCGGTGCGGCTGCTGACCGGCGCAGCCAGTTGCTGCGCGCGGAGGTGGACGCGGTCGGGGTCGGCTCCGGAACCGTGCTGATCGACGATCCGCTGTTGACGGTCCGCGATGTCTATCGTCGCCGTCCCCTGGCGCGGGTCGTCTTCGATCGACGGCTGCGAACGCCCACGTCCGCGCGGCTGTTCAGGACGCTGTCGTCAGGACCCGTGTTGATTGTCACCACGGCGGTCGTGGCCGACGCGCACGCGTCGCGTGCGCGAGACCTGGAGTGCGCCGGCGCCACGCTCGTTCGATTGCAGACGGGCGGGATCGAGGCCGCCGTTGCGGCGCTCCTGCCATTCAGCATCCAATCGTTGCTGATCGAGGGAGGGCCGGCGCTGCACGAATCGGCGTTTGCGGCTGGACTGGTCGACGCCGTGCGCGTGTTGGTAACCCCTCGCGTGCTGGGCCCGTCCGGATTACCATGGGTGGCGTCGTCGCGGCTCTCGCTCCCGTCGTTGTTCAATCTGCGCGTGGAGCCGTGCGGACCTGATGTCATGATAGAGGGCGATGTTCACAGGCTTGATTGA
- the ffh gene encoding signal recognition particle protein: protein MLDALSHRLQDVFRTLRGETRLSESVVETALREIRMALLEADVNFKVVKAFVDRVRERAVGQDVLRSLTPAQQVVKIVRDELVALFGDMPGGLRPDKGTTPRVILLLGLQGSGKTTTAAKLGRWLTRQGRHPLLVSTDVRRPAAIQQLNVLGRQAELRVYDPAGEMDPLQRASGSLTEARNLGFDVVIVDTAGRLHIDDELMQELTSIRDAVGPTDALYVADAMTGQDAIKSAGEFNRQVGVSGVVLTKLDGDARGGAALSVVAVVGVPIAFVGLGERLDDLEPFQAERFVSRLLGMGDVLSLIERAESVIGREDAARIEQTMRGEEFTLEDFQAQLRTLKKMGPLEQVLGMLPGMGNLKQLGAAQPDEKEMNRVEAIIGSMTKGERRNYKVIDGNRRRRISRGSGTSVEDVNRLLRQFTQMRKMLKAVGGMGGGTGNRKRMRQAMAMLKGRGLRA from the coding sequence ATGCTCGACGCTCTGAGTCATCGGCTCCAGGATGTGTTCCGCACGCTGCGCGGCGAGACGCGGCTGTCGGAATCCGTCGTCGAGACGGCGCTGCGCGAGATCCGCATGGCGCTGCTCGAGGCCGACGTCAACTTCAAGGTCGTCAAGGCCTTCGTCGACCGCGTCCGCGAACGGGCAGTGGGGCAGGACGTGCTTCGCAGTCTCACGCCGGCGCAGCAGGTCGTCAAGATCGTGCGCGACGAACTGGTGGCGCTCTTTGGCGATATGCCCGGCGGTTTGCGTCCGGACAAGGGCACGACGCCGAGAGTCATTCTGTTACTGGGGTTGCAGGGATCGGGCAAGACCACCACGGCGGCCAAGCTGGGCCGCTGGCTGACCAGGCAAGGCCGTCACCCGTTGCTCGTGTCGACCGACGTCCGGCGTCCGGCCGCCATCCAACAGTTGAACGTGCTTGGACGTCAGGCCGAATTGAGGGTGTACGACCCGGCCGGAGAAATGGACCCGCTGCAGCGTGCATCCGGTTCGCTCACCGAGGCCCGGAATCTCGGGTTCGATGTCGTGATCGTCGACACGGCAGGTCGGCTCCATATCGACGACGAGTTGATGCAGGAACTGACGTCGATTCGCGATGCGGTGGGACCGACTGACGCCCTGTATGTCGCCGACGCGATGACAGGACAGGACGCGATCAAGAGTGCCGGCGAGTTCAACCGGCAGGTCGGCGTGAGCGGGGTCGTGCTCACCAAGCTTGATGGCGATGCACGCGGAGGCGCGGCGCTGTCGGTGGTCGCGGTGGTCGGTGTGCCGATTGCCTTTGTCGGCCTCGGCGAGCGGCTCGACGATCTCGAACCGTTCCAGGCCGAGCGGTTTGTCTCGCGGCTGCTCGGAATGGGCGACGTGCTGTCGCTCATCGAGCGGGCTGAATCGGTGATCGGTCGTGAGGACGCGGCGCGCATCGAACAGACGATGCGCGGCGAGGAGTTCACGCTCGAGGACTTCCAGGCCCAGCTGCGGACGCTCAAGAAAATGGGCCCGCTCGAGCAGGTGCTTGGAATGCTCCCCGGCATGGGCAACCTGAAGCAACTCGGGGCGGCGCAGCCGGACGAGAAGGAAATGAACCGCGTCGAGGCGATCATCGGATCGATGACGAAAGGCGAGCGCAGAAATTATAAGGTGATTGACGGCAACCGTCGCCGGCGCATCAGTCGGGGCAGCGGCACCAGCGTTGAGGACGTCAACCGCCTGCTGCGCCAGTTCACCCAGATGCGGAAGATGCTGAAGGCGGTCGGCGGGATGGGCGGGGGCACCGGCAACCGCAAGCGGATGCGACAGGCAATGGCGATGCTCAAGGGACGGGGCCTGCGGGCCTGA
- a CDS encoding KH domain-containing protein, which translates to MSRARDVADIVIKALVDEPDQVRVTETDQRGTAVIEVFVADGDMGRVIGRQGRTATAIRTLVMATADRDAQRVSVEFRDGHGRR; encoded by the coding sequence GTGAGCCGCGCGCGCGACGTCGCCGACATCGTCATCAAGGCGCTCGTCGATGAGCCCGACCAGGTGCGCGTCACCGAGACCGATCAGCGCGGCACCGCGGTCATCGAGGTGTTCGTCGCTGATGGCGACATGGGGCGCGTCATCGGCCGGCAGGGCCGGACCGCGACGGCCATTCGCACGCTGGTGATGGCCACCGCCGATCGCGACGCCCAGCGCGTCTCGGTGGAGTTTCGCGACGGACACGGTCGCCGGTAG
- a CDS encoding riboflavin synthase, with translation MFTGLIEHIGVVAGLEPIESGYRLVVDTDLAAELKAGDSVAVNGVCLTVTRQSGRHVETEIGPETARVTTLGACGPGTLVNLERPMRPDGHMGGHFVLGHVDATGVLTEVTPDGEFFWIRVAFDPSFSPYFIPKGSVAVDGISLTVASLHERDFTVQIIPFTWEHTNLRGLHVGDRVNLEVDVIGKYVVRVAQLSGAWPGATALPPMAS, from the coding sequence ATGTTCACAGGCTTGATTGAGCATATCGGTGTTGTGGCGGGGCTCGAGCCGATTGAGAGCGGCTATCGACTGGTCGTCGATACCGATCTGGCGGCCGAACTGAAGGCAGGCGACAGCGTCGCCGTCAATGGCGTGTGCTTGACGGTCACCAGACAGTCGGGGCGCCACGTCGAGACGGAGATCGGCCCGGAGACCGCGCGGGTCACGACGCTTGGCGCGTGTGGTCCGGGCACGCTCGTCAATCTCGAGCGGCCCATGCGCCCGGACGGCCACATGGGCGGGCATTTCGTGCTGGGCCACGTGGATGCGACTGGCGTGCTGACGGAGGTGACGCCCGATGGCGAGTTCTTCTGGATCCGGGTCGCCTTCGATCCGTCATTCAGCCCGTACTTCATTCCCAAAGGGTCTGTCGCGGTCGACGGCATCAGCCTGACGGTCGCGAGCCTGCACGAGCGCGACTTCACCGTGCAGATTATTCCGTTTACCTGGGAACACACGAACCTTCGGGGACTCCACGTGGGCGACCGCGTGAATCTCGAGGTCGACGTGATCGGCAAGTACGTCGTTCGTGTGGCCCAACTCTCTGGCGCCTGGCCAGGCGCCACGGCGCTGCCGCCGATGGCATCATGA
- a CDS encoding phosphatidylglycerophosphatase A, with amino-acid sequence MKPHTVGSRVALAVSTFGYSGYSPIAPGTAGSVAGLLLIVPLRMLGYHWLDLAVAVGLFIIGVWSATVVEHHLGVEDPGVVVIDEVVGMLVSLLWLPLSWPVVVAAFLVFRVFDIIKPWPAGRFEHLGGGLGIMADDAMAGVYANLVVQVLVWWRPEWMR; translated from the coding sequence ATGAAACCACACACCGTCGGTTCCCGTGTCGCGCTTGCCGTTTCTACGTTCGGATACTCCGGGTACTCACCGATTGCACCGGGCACGGCTGGGTCGGTCGCGGGGTTGCTCCTGATTGTGCCGCTTCGAATGCTCGGGTACCACTGGCTCGATCTCGCCGTGGCCGTCGGGCTGTTTATCATCGGCGTCTGGAGTGCCACGGTCGTCGAGCACCATCTTGGCGTCGAAGACCCCGGGGTGGTCGTGATCGACGAAGTGGTCGGCATGCTGGTCAGCCTGTTGTGGCTGCCGTTGTCGTGGCCGGTTGTGGTGGCCGCCTTCCTCGTGTTTCGCGTGTTTGACATCATCAAACCATGGCCAGCAGGCCGGTTCGAGCACCTCGGGGGTGGCCTCGGTATCATGGCCGATGATGCGATGGCCGGCGTGTACGCGAACCTGGTCGTGCAGGTCCTCGTCTGGTGGCGCCCGGAGTGGATGAGATGA